CCATTTTTCTTAATATCCGTAGGTATAAACCCACTTATTAGATCTGATGGTTCTCCTAAATATTCAATGTTTGCAATTATAGTTGGAGCTCTTTTAAATACTATACTTGATCCTATATTTATCTTTATATTTAATATGGGAATAGAGGGAGCAGCCATTGCAACTGTAATATCTCAAATAGTTTCAACTATTTTAATTTTAGGATATTTTACAAGATTTAAAACTGTAAAGTTCACATTAAATGATTTTATACCTAGAATTAAGTATATAGCACAAATAATAAAACTAGGACTTTCATCATTTATATTTCAATTTTCAAATATGATAGTTCAAGTTACTACAAATAATATGTTAAAAGTATATGGACAAATGAGTATTTATGGAAGTGATATTCCTATAGCTGTTGCAGGAATTGTAATGAAAGTAAATGTAATATTCATAGCAATAATAATAGGAATAGTACAAGGTGCTCAACCTATCTGTGGTTATAATTATGGTGCAAAAAAATTTAAAAGAGTTAGACAAGCAGCTAATTTAACTTTTAAAATTAGTTTTATTATATCATTAATATGTTTCTTAGTATTCCAAATATTTCCTAGACAAATTATAGAATTATTTGGAGATGGAGATTCAAATTACTTTGAATTTGCAATATTTTATATAAGAGTATTTTTAATGTTTTCAATATTAAATGGAATTCAAATAACTGGTTCAACATTCTTTCCTGCTATAGGTAAAGCATTTAAAGGAGCTATAATATCATTTACAAAACAGTTATTATTCCTATTGCCATTATTAGTAATAATGCCAACAATATTCAGACTTAAAGGAATAGCTTATGCAACTCCAGTTGCTGATTTTTTATCATTTATACTAGTAGTATTCTTACTTTATATTGAATTTAAAGGAATGCCTAAAGAAGATTTATAAACAAAAACCCCCAAGTACATTTTGGGGGTAATTTTATATCTACTATTTTGATTCTTCTTTTTGTTCTACTGGTTG
The nucleotide sequence above comes from Pseudostreptobacillus hongkongensis. Encoded proteins:
- a CDS encoding MATE family efflux transporter, translating into MEQKLQNPMGYKPIPKLLFSMTIPSVIANLVNALYNIVDQIFIGRGVGYLGNAATNIAFPLTTICLALGLMTGIGAASNFNLELGRKNEIKARKIAGSAITFLFIIGIILWLGVTLFLKPLVTAFGATDNILEYAMSYTKITSIGLPFFLISVGINPLIRSDGSPKYSMFAIIVGALLNTILDPIFIFIFNMGIEGAAIATVISQIVSTILILGYFTRFKTVKFTLNDFIPRIKYIAQIIKLGLSSFIFQFSNMIVQVTTNNMLKVYGQMSIYGSDIPIAVAGIVMKVNVIFIAIIIGIVQGAQPICGYNYGAKKFKRVRQAANLTFKISFIISLICFLVFQIFPRQIIELFGDGDSNYFEFAIFYIRVFLMFSILNGIQITGSTFFPAIGKAFKGAIISFTKQLLFLLPLLVIMPTIFRLKGIAYATPVADFLSFILVVFLLYIEFKGMPKEDL